A genome region from Erigeron canadensis isolate Cc75 chromosome 3, C_canadensis_v1, whole genome shotgun sequence includes the following:
- the LOC122592684 gene encoding embryogenesis-associated protein EMB8-like, translated as METKNSINGSPYHLILKSLTLIPITHYLLVAFLAFVIFVYNLFEMHIIDDIFSGFGGNHVTLTFESSSELYRDVVSKCHLLHKRYFSTPWISGPHLQTILLNLLVKTPKLNYERELFLYSDGGTVALDWLMNFDETNFQVNGSNTDAKVVPLVIVVPGLTSYSESPYIKHIAYMMAKRGWNVVIYNHRGLAGVPLTSDCVYHPGWTEDLRQVVNHIHNRQPETPLYAIGTSIGANVLVKYLGEDGVNVPLVGAASICNPWDLLMGDRFLARGLRQRFYDKILVNGLQNIARQNQDVYARVGNWEGTDKAQTVGEFNNYSSRLTGDFETVDAYHRWASSARLVMNVKVPLLCINAMDDPVCTNEAIPFDECRKNKNIVLATTQHGGHIAFFEGMAGKDLWWAKVVEEYLSVLHSNKLIAEQTTGTTPPNGL; from the exons ATGGAGACCAAAAACAGCATTAATGGTTCTCCATATCACCTTATTCTCAAAAGCCTAACACTCATTCCCATCACACACTACTTGTTAGTAGCATTTTTAGCTTTTGTTATATTTGTGTACAATCTATTCGAAATGCATATTATAGATGACATTTTTAGCGGCTTTGGAGGTAATCATGTAACTCTTACGTTTGAATCATCCTCGGAGTTATATCGAGATGTTGTGTCCAAGTGTCACCTTCTCCATAAGAG ATACTTTTCGACTCCATGGATATCTGGTCCACATCTTCAGACTATATTACTAAATCTTTTGGTAAAGACTCCTAAGTTAAACTATGAAAG AGAGCTATTTCTTTATTCAGATGGTGGAACGGTAGCTTTGGACTGGCTAATGAATTTTGATG AGACAAACTTTCAAGTCAATGGAAGTAATACGGATGCGAAAGTGGTTCCACTCGTGATAGTAGTTCCTGGCTTAACAAGCTATTCTGAATCTCCG tACATAAAACACATTGCATACATGATGGCAAAACGTGGATGGAATGTCGTCATATACAATCACCGTGGGCTTGCAGGTGTACCACTCACT TCCGATTGCGTCTATCATCCTGGATGGACAGAGGATTTACGCCAAGTAGTGAATCACATACATAATCGACAGCCTGAAACTCCTCTTTATGCTATTGGAACTAGCATTGGAGCCAATGTTTTG GTAAAATATCTGGGCGAGGATGGGGTTAATGTCCCACTTGTGGGTGCTGCATCTATCTGCAATCCATGGGATCTTTTG ATGGGTGACAGATTCCTTGCCAGAGGGCTTAGGCAAAGATTTTACGATAAAATTTTAGTGAACGGCTTACAGAACATTGCTAGACA GAACCAGGATGTATATGCCCGTGTTGGAAATTGGGAAGGCACCGATAAG GCACAAACTGTTGGAGAGTTCAATAATTACAGTTCTCGACTTACTGGAGACTTTGAG ACAGTTGATGCGTACCATAGATGGGCTAGCAGTGCGCGTTTGGTCATGAATGTAAAGGTGCCACTTCTTTGCATCAATGCCATGGATGACCCTGTCTGCACAAATGAAGCTATTCCTTTTGATGAGTGCCG AAAGAACAAAAATATTGTTCTAGCAACTACGCAACATGGTGGACACATTGCATTCTTTGAAGGAATGGCTGGCAAGGATTTGTG GTGGGCAAAGGTGGTTGAAGAATACCTGTCTGTTCTGCATTCAAATAAGCTCATTGCTGAACAAACAACTGGTACAACACCACCGAATGGACTCTAG
- the LOC122591795 gene encoding TMV resistance protein N-like, which translates to MIGITGLGGVGKTTLASVVFDQIANQFDGKSFVQNVRECSQDSRGFQDMQKLILTSVFGDQSIEVPSDFEGRSMMKRRMPSIKVVVVNDVNDVKQLEALAEPSWFGPGSRIIITSRDKQVLEAHGVHNIHDVSTLSDEDAIRLLSRYAFKAENPAQGYEELSKEVLRYAAGLPLTIKTLSSSLHARSTVVWEDGIKRLKDIPWGDTLKILKISYDALEEDQKEIFLHVCCLLKGETEKKAIRILESLGSHAQIGLSVRRNP; encoded by the coding sequence ATGATAGGAATCACGGGTCTGGGTGGTGTGGGGAAGACGACTCTTGCAAGTGTAGTTTTTGATCAGATAGCCAATCAATTTGATGGTAAAAGTTTTGTTCAGAATGTTAGAGAATGCTCACAAGACTCCAGGGGTTTCCAAGATATGCAAAAACTGATCCTTACTTCTGTGTTTGGGGATCAAAGCATTGAGGTGCCAAGTGATTTTGAGGGGCGTAGTATGATGAAAAGGAGGATGCCTAGTATAAAAGTTGTAGTTGTAAATGATGTGAATGATGTAAAGCAACTTGAGGCGTTAGCAGAACCAAGTTGGTTTGGGCCAGGAAGTAGAATCATCATTACATCAAGAGATAAGCAAGTATTGGAAGCTCATGGAGTTCACAATATTCATGATGTTAGTACGTTATCAGATGAGGATGCAATTCGTCTCCTTAGTAGGTATGCTTTTAAAGCAGAGAATCCAGCTCAAGGTTATGAAGAGCTATCTAAAGAGGTTTTGCGCTATGCTGCTGGTCTTCCTTTAACCATCAAAACTTTAAGTTCATCCCTACATGCTCGTTCCACAGTTGTATGGGAAGATGGCATAAAAAGACTAAAAGATATTCCATGGGGTGATACcttaaaaatattgaaaataagCTATGATGCTCTAGAGGAGGATCAGAAAGAGATATTCCTACATGTTTGTTGCCTATTGAAAGGTGAAACGGAGAAGAAAGCAATCAGAATACTAGAAAGTTTAGGATCTCATGCTCAGATTGGTTTAAGTGTTCGCAGAAATCCTTGA
- the LOC122593090 gene encoding embryogenesis-associated protein EMB8-like — translation METMKTSSRPESSAYQLLFKGLTLIPITSYMLIAFVVFMIFLYNLFEVHIIDDMFSGFRGNYVSLTFDSSSDLYREVVSKCHLLHGRYFSTLWLSSPHLQTVLLNHLANTPKIIYKRELFHCSDGGTVALDWLMNFDDTRYQVNGSKPVSKVVPVVIVVPGLTGHSESPYIKHIAYKMAKNGWNVVISNHRGLGGVPLTADRVYTAGWTDDLREVVSHLRRSQPDTPLFAIGTSIGANILVKYLGEDGVDVPFVGAAAISNPWDLLMGDRFMARRVVQRFYNRVLANDCRNVAKLHPDVYARIGDWEGIEKARSIGDFNNATARIAGNFDTLDAFHRWASSVRLVMNVKVPLLCINAIDDPVCTEEAIPFDECRKNKNIVLATTQHGGHLGFFEGMSGKNLWWARVVEEYFSVLHSSSFINKNKMQQNFEVLPAETVKSMDLHP, via the exons ATGGAGACAATGAAGACCAGCAGCCGGCCCGAGAGTTCAGCTTATCAGCTGTTGTTCAAAGGCCTAACACTTATTCCCATCACTAGCTACATGTTAATAGCATTTGtagtttttatgatatttttgtaTAATCTATTTGAAGTGCATATTATAGATGACATGTTTAGTGGTTTTAGAGGTAATTATGTGTCTCTTACATTTGATTCATCTTCGGATTTATATCGAGAAGTTGTATCCAAATGCCACCTCCTGCATGGAAG ATACTTTTCGACTTTATGGCTTTCTAGTCCACACCTTCAGACAGTATTATTGAATCATTTGGCAAACACTCCTAAAATCATCTACAAAAG AGAGCTATTTCATTGTTCAGATGGTGGAACGGTAGCTTTGGACTGGCTGATGAACTTTGATG ACACAAGATACCAAGTTAATGGAAGTAAACCAGTTTCTAAGGTGGTTCCCGTCGTTATAGTAGTTCCTGGTTTAACGGGCCATTCTGAGTCTCCG TATATAAAACACATTGCATACAAGATGGCTAAAAATGGATGGAATGTTGTTATAAGCAATCATCGGGGACTTGGAGGCGTACCACTCACT GCTGATCGCGTCTATACTGCCGGATGGACAGATGATTTACGTGAAGTTGTAAGTCACCTTCGCCGTAGCCAACCTGATACTCCTCTTTTTGCTATTGGAACTAGCATCGGTGCCAATATTCTG GTTAAGTATCTCGGAGAGGATGGGGTTGATGTCCCATTTGTTGGGGCTGCAGCCATAAGTAACCCGTGGGACCTTTTG ATGGGTGACAGATTCATGGCGAGAAGGGTTGTGCAAAGATTTTATAATAGAGTTTTAGCAAATGATTGTAGAAATGTTGCCAAACT GCACCCGGATGTCTATGCTCGTATTGGAGATTGGGAAGGCATTGAAAAG GCACGTTCTATTGGAGACTTCAATAATGCTACTGCTCGAATTGCTGGAAATTTTGAT ACCCTTGATGCTTTTCATAGATGGGCTAGCAGTGTCCGTCTGGTGATGAATGTAAAGGTGCCACTTCTCTGTATCAACGCCATAGATGACCCTGTCTGCACGGAAGAAGCCATTCCGTTTGATGAGTGTCG CAAGAACAAAAATATTGTTCTCGCGACCACACAACATGGAGGACACCTAGGATTTTTCGAAGGGATGTCTGGGAAGAACTTATG GTGGGCGAGGGTCGTTGAAGAGTACTTTTCTGTTCTACATTCAAGCTCattcatcaacaaaaacaaG ATGCAACAAAATTTCGAAGTATTGCCTGCTGAGACTGTAAAATCCATGGATTTACATCCATGA